One segment of Anastrepha obliqua isolate idAnaObli1 chromosome 3, idAnaObli1_1.0, whole genome shotgun sequence DNA contains the following:
- the LOC129241991 gene encoding PAN2-PAN3 deadenylation complex subunit PAN3 isoform X4 has translation MDPIFFPPSNGIPSESKLATYMVTPQSPEFIPTRINSSPNFYTPYHTPMLNNGIGTASVNVGGGVGPSAAKSVNGTPSSLLGLQKASAAAVAQQKQLQQQHHHQHQQSQHQQQTQSSHALVNGVIATTQPPAGTQSYVNMTTPLKVRSNMLRNESPTNLGGGGVAGEKSPPRITPHASPIPTTLPANVHQENVGGTIYFYPTANHTNAANSSAVVNNVDPVSAHHAAPSVVAPIPPVQPPLLYTGHHVYPGPASNLIALQPKTHLESAFFLPDEIRSEILARNEISNLMLDPVDVTQHALPPEVDNYHSLYPLEPVQALHGKLTILSSTYKGTHSTTGIKYCLRRLHGFRLQSTKCMAVVEMWKKLQHSNVVQLREVFTTKAFGDNSLVLVYDYHPGSQTLLTKYFTPTQEANGYPDPFQGDARPFSHKSNLQRTNNGPLLPEATIWSIIMQLTAGLRAIHQAGLACKVLDPTKVLVTGKRMRLSFCGTSDIAQFDPNAANPLAVASMHQQDDLTALGRLVLALACRCLQSVQRENVQNSIEMVSRHYSTDLRNFIVYLFSTTQRRSVTDLMPMIGARFYTQMDALQSLCDMQEDELAKEMENGRLYRILVKLNCINERPDFNMDCTWSETGDRYMLKLFRDYLFHSVTEDGRPWLDHAHIVHCLNKLDAGALERVQLMSRDEQSVLIVTYAELKNCLENAFSELMVNAPT, from the exons ATGGATCCTATATTTTTCCCCCCTTCGAACGGTATTCCTTCAGAGAGTAAACTTGCAACATATATG GTAACTCCGCAGTCACCCGAATTCATTCCAACTCGCATAAACTCGTCCCCAAATTTTTACACACCTTATCATACGCCTATGCTGAATAATGGTATTGGCACAGCTAGTGTCAACGTAGGTGGAGGCGTTGGGCCATCGGCAGCAAAATCGGTGAATGGTACACCCTCATCTCTGCTTGGTTTGCAGAAGGCATCTGCTGCTGCCGTAGCACAGCAAAAACAACTGCAACAGCAACACCACCATCAGCATCAACAATCGCAGCATCAGCAACAGACGCAGTCGTCACACGCCTTGGTAAACGGAGTTATAGCGACGACCCAGCCACCGGCTGGCACACAATCATATGTCAATATGACAACACCTCTGAAAGTGCGCAGCAATATGCTACGCAATGAATCACCTACCAAccttggtggtggtggtgttgcTGGGGAAAAGTCTCCACCACGCATCACACCTCATGCCTCGCCCATCCCAACAACGCTGCCGGCAAACGTACATCAG GAGAATGTAGGTGGCACTATCTACTTTTATCCAACTGCCAACCATACCAACGCCGCCAACAGCAGTGCGGTGGTGAATAATGTTGACCCCGTGAGCGCACATCATGCCGCGCCATCGGTGGTAGCGCCTATACCGCCTGTGCAACCGCCATTGCTGTACACGGGTCACCATGTGTACCCAGGGCCGGCTTCAAACTTAATTGCGTTGCAACCTAAAACACACTTGGAATCTGCCTTCTTCCTGCCTGATGAGATACGTTCAGAAATTCTTGCCCGCAATGAGATCTCGAATTTAATGCTCGACCCGGTCGATGTGACGCAGCATGCCCTTCCACCGGAAGTGGACAATTACCACTCGTTATATCCATTAGAGCCAGTACAGGCGTTACACGGCAAACTTACTATTCTTTCATCTACCTATAAGGGCACACATAGCACCACTGGCATTAAATATTGCTTGCGGAGATTGCATG GTTTTCGTCTTCAATCAACAAAATGTATGGCCGTCGTAGAGATGTGGAAGAAATTACAACATTCGAATGTCGTACAACTACGTGAGGTATTCACGACAAAAGCATTTGGTGATAATT CGTTAGTATTAGTTTATGATTATCATCCCGGCTCACAAACCTTGCTTACTAAGTACTTTACGCCCACACAGGAGGCCAATGGCTATCCCGATCCATTCCAAGGCGATGCGCGTCCGTTCAG CCACAAAAGCAACTTACAACGCACCAATAACGGACCATTGTTACCAGAGGCAACTATTTGGTCAATTATTATGCAATTGACAGCCGGTTTACGTGCAATCCACCAGGCAGGACTCGCCTGCAA GGTCTTGGATCCAACAAAAGTACTAGTAACTGGAAAACGGATGCGTCTGAGTTTTTGTGGCACAAGCGATATTGCACAATTCGACCCAAACGCAGCGAATCCTTTGGCTGTGGCTAGCATGCATCAGCAA GATGATTTGACTGCTTTGGGTCGGCTAGTTTTAGCCTTAGCCTGTCGATGTTTACAATCGGTGCAGCGAGAAAATGTCCAAAATAGCATTGAAATGGTATCACGTCACTACTCCACCGATTTGCGTAATTTCATTGT TTATCTATTTTCGACGACGCAACGGCGCTCAGTAACTGATCTTATGCCAATGATTGGTGCACGTTTCTACACACAAATGGATGCATTGCAAAGCCTCTGCGACATGCAGGAAGACGAGTTGGCCAAAGAAATGGAAAATGGTCGACTGTATAGAATTTTGGTGAAATTAAACTGCATAAATGAAAGACCTGA ttttaatATGGATTGCACTTGGTCAGAAACTGGTGATAGATACATGCTGAAATTGTTTCGTGATTATTTGTTTCATTCCGTCACAGAGGATGGTCGTCCATGGCTGGATCACGCACATATCGTACACTGTTTAAATAAATTGGATGCCGGCGCACTGGAACGA GTTCAACTGATGTCGCGAGACGAACAATCTGTCTTGATCGTTACATATGCTGAACTGAAAAATTGTCTTGAAAATGCATTTTCTGAGCTGATGGTGAACGCCCCAACATAA
- the LOC129241991 gene encoding PAN2-PAN3 deadenylation complex subunit PAN3 isoform X2, which produces MDPIFFPPSNGIPSESKLATYMKRSNVATPTYGPNSGYSLLNMDSPLSIKKSQVTPQSPEFIPTRINSSPNFYTPYHTPMLNNGIGTASVNVGGGVGPSAAKSVNGTPSSLLGLQKASAAAVAQQKQLQQQHHHQHQQSQHQQQTQSSHALVNGVIATTQPPAGTQSYVNMTTPLKVRSNMLRNESPTNLGGGGVAGEKSPPRITPHASPIPTTLPANVHQENVGGTIYFYPTANHTNAANSSAVVNNVDPVSAHHAAPSVVAPIPPVQPPLLYTGHHVYPGPASNLIALQPKTHLESAFFLPDEIRSEILARNEISNLMLDPVDVTQHALPPEVDNYHSLYPLEPVQALHGKLTILSSTYKGTHSTTGIKYCLRRLHGFRLQSTKCMAVVEMWKKLQHSNVVQLREVFTTKAFGDNSLVLVYDYHPGSQTLLTKYFTPTQEANGYPDPFQGDARPFSHKSNLQRTNNGPLLPEATIWSIIMQLTAGLRAIHQAGLACKVLDPTKVLVTGKRMRLSFCGTSDIAQFDPNAANPLAVASMHQQDDLTALGRLVLALACRCLQSVQRENVQNSIEMVSRHYSTDLRNFIVYLFSTTQRRSVTDLMPMIGARFYTQMDALQSLCDMQEDELAKEMENGRLYRILVKLNCINERPDFNMDCTWSETGDRYMLKLFRDYLFHSVTEDGRPWLDHAHIVHCLNKLDAGALERVQLMSRDEQSVLIVTYAELKNCLENAFSELMVNAPT; this is translated from the exons ATGGATCCTATATTTTTCCCCCCTTCGAACGGTATTCCTTCAGAGAGTAAACTTGCAACATATATG aaacgatCAAACGTGGCAACACCGACCTATGGTCCCAACTCGGGATATTCACTACTTAACATGGATTCGCCTTTATCGATAAAGAAATCTCAG GTAACTCCGCAGTCACCCGAATTCATTCCAACTCGCATAAACTCGTCCCCAAATTTTTACACACCTTATCATACGCCTATGCTGAATAATGGTATTGGCACAGCTAGTGTCAACGTAGGTGGAGGCGTTGGGCCATCGGCAGCAAAATCGGTGAATGGTACACCCTCATCTCTGCTTGGTTTGCAGAAGGCATCTGCTGCTGCCGTAGCACAGCAAAAACAACTGCAACAGCAACACCACCATCAGCATCAACAATCGCAGCATCAGCAACAGACGCAGTCGTCACACGCCTTGGTAAACGGAGTTATAGCGACGACCCAGCCACCGGCTGGCACACAATCATATGTCAATATGACAACACCTCTGAAAGTGCGCAGCAATATGCTACGCAATGAATCACCTACCAAccttggtggtggtggtgttgcTGGGGAAAAGTCTCCACCACGCATCACACCTCATGCCTCGCCCATCCCAACAACGCTGCCGGCAAACGTACATCAG GAGAATGTAGGTGGCACTATCTACTTTTATCCAACTGCCAACCATACCAACGCCGCCAACAGCAGTGCGGTGGTGAATAATGTTGACCCCGTGAGCGCACATCATGCCGCGCCATCGGTGGTAGCGCCTATACCGCCTGTGCAACCGCCATTGCTGTACACGGGTCACCATGTGTACCCAGGGCCGGCTTCAAACTTAATTGCGTTGCAACCTAAAACACACTTGGAATCTGCCTTCTTCCTGCCTGATGAGATACGTTCAGAAATTCTTGCCCGCAATGAGATCTCGAATTTAATGCTCGACCCGGTCGATGTGACGCAGCATGCCCTTCCACCGGAAGTGGACAATTACCACTCGTTATATCCATTAGAGCCAGTACAGGCGTTACACGGCAAACTTACTATTCTTTCATCTACCTATAAGGGCACACATAGCACCACTGGCATTAAATATTGCTTGCGGAGATTGCATG GTTTTCGTCTTCAATCAACAAAATGTATGGCCGTCGTAGAGATGTGGAAGAAATTACAACATTCGAATGTCGTACAACTACGTGAGGTATTCACGACAAAAGCATTTGGTGATAATT CGTTAGTATTAGTTTATGATTATCATCCCGGCTCACAAACCTTGCTTACTAAGTACTTTACGCCCACACAGGAGGCCAATGGCTATCCCGATCCATTCCAAGGCGATGCGCGTCCGTTCAG CCACAAAAGCAACTTACAACGCACCAATAACGGACCATTGTTACCAGAGGCAACTATTTGGTCAATTATTATGCAATTGACAGCCGGTTTACGTGCAATCCACCAGGCAGGACTCGCCTGCAA GGTCTTGGATCCAACAAAAGTACTAGTAACTGGAAAACGGATGCGTCTGAGTTTTTGTGGCACAAGCGATATTGCACAATTCGACCCAAACGCAGCGAATCCTTTGGCTGTGGCTAGCATGCATCAGCAA GATGATTTGACTGCTTTGGGTCGGCTAGTTTTAGCCTTAGCCTGTCGATGTTTACAATCGGTGCAGCGAGAAAATGTCCAAAATAGCATTGAAATGGTATCACGTCACTACTCCACCGATTTGCGTAATTTCATTGT TTATCTATTTTCGACGACGCAACGGCGCTCAGTAACTGATCTTATGCCAATGATTGGTGCACGTTTCTACACACAAATGGATGCATTGCAAAGCCTCTGCGACATGCAGGAAGACGAGTTGGCCAAAGAAATGGAAAATGGTCGACTGTATAGAATTTTGGTGAAATTAAACTGCATAAATGAAAGACCTGA ttttaatATGGATTGCACTTGGTCAGAAACTGGTGATAGATACATGCTGAAATTGTTTCGTGATTATTTGTTTCATTCCGTCACAGAGGATGGTCGTCCATGGCTGGATCACGCACATATCGTACACTGTTTAAATAAATTGGATGCCGGCGCACTGGAACGA GTTCAACTGATGTCGCGAGACGAACAATCTGTCTTGATCGTTACATATGCTGAACTGAAAAATTGTCTTGAAAATGCATTTTCTGAGCTGATGGTGAACGCCCCAACATAA
- the LOC129241991 gene encoding PAN2-PAN3 deadenylation complex subunit PAN3 isoform X1, whose protein sequence is MSTFLNNFFSADTAAMDPIFFPPSNGIPSESKLATYMKRSNVATPTYGPNSGYSLLNMDSPLSIKKSQVTPQSPEFIPTRINSSPNFYTPYHTPMLNNGIGTASVNVGGGVGPSAAKSVNGTPSSLLGLQKASAAAVAQQKQLQQQHHHQHQQSQHQQQTQSSHALVNGVIATTQPPAGTQSYVNMTTPLKVRSNMLRNESPTNLGGGGVAGEKSPPRITPHASPIPTTLPANVHQENVGGTIYFYPTANHTNAANSSAVVNNVDPVSAHHAAPSVVAPIPPVQPPLLYTGHHVYPGPASNLIALQPKTHLESAFFLPDEIRSEILARNEISNLMLDPVDVTQHALPPEVDNYHSLYPLEPVQALHGKLTILSSTYKGTHSTTGIKYCLRRLHGFRLQSTKCMAVVEMWKKLQHSNVVQLREVFTTKAFGDNSLVLVYDYHPGSQTLLTKYFTPTQEANGYPDPFQGDARPFSHKSNLQRTNNGPLLPEATIWSIIMQLTAGLRAIHQAGLACKVLDPTKVLVTGKRMRLSFCGTSDIAQFDPNAANPLAVASMHQQDDLTALGRLVLALACRCLQSVQRENVQNSIEMVSRHYSTDLRNFIVYLFSTTQRRSVTDLMPMIGARFYTQMDALQSLCDMQEDELAKEMENGRLYRILVKLNCINERPDFNMDCTWSETGDRYMLKLFRDYLFHSVTEDGRPWLDHAHIVHCLNKLDAGALERVQLMSRDEQSVLIVTYAELKNCLENAFSELMVNAPT, encoded by the exons ATGTCAACGTTCTTAAATAACTTCTTCTCAGCAG ATACAGCTGCAATGGATCCTATATTTTTCCCCCCTTCGAACGGTATTCCTTCAGAGAGTAAACTTGCAACATATATG aaacgatCAAACGTGGCAACACCGACCTATGGTCCCAACTCGGGATATTCACTACTTAACATGGATTCGCCTTTATCGATAAAGAAATCTCAG GTAACTCCGCAGTCACCCGAATTCATTCCAACTCGCATAAACTCGTCCCCAAATTTTTACACACCTTATCATACGCCTATGCTGAATAATGGTATTGGCACAGCTAGTGTCAACGTAGGTGGAGGCGTTGGGCCATCGGCAGCAAAATCGGTGAATGGTACACCCTCATCTCTGCTTGGTTTGCAGAAGGCATCTGCTGCTGCCGTAGCACAGCAAAAACAACTGCAACAGCAACACCACCATCAGCATCAACAATCGCAGCATCAGCAACAGACGCAGTCGTCACACGCCTTGGTAAACGGAGTTATAGCGACGACCCAGCCACCGGCTGGCACACAATCATATGTCAATATGACAACACCTCTGAAAGTGCGCAGCAATATGCTACGCAATGAATCACCTACCAAccttggtggtggtggtgttgcTGGGGAAAAGTCTCCACCACGCATCACACCTCATGCCTCGCCCATCCCAACAACGCTGCCGGCAAACGTACATCAG GAGAATGTAGGTGGCACTATCTACTTTTATCCAACTGCCAACCATACCAACGCCGCCAACAGCAGTGCGGTGGTGAATAATGTTGACCCCGTGAGCGCACATCATGCCGCGCCATCGGTGGTAGCGCCTATACCGCCTGTGCAACCGCCATTGCTGTACACGGGTCACCATGTGTACCCAGGGCCGGCTTCAAACTTAATTGCGTTGCAACCTAAAACACACTTGGAATCTGCCTTCTTCCTGCCTGATGAGATACGTTCAGAAATTCTTGCCCGCAATGAGATCTCGAATTTAATGCTCGACCCGGTCGATGTGACGCAGCATGCCCTTCCACCGGAAGTGGACAATTACCACTCGTTATATCCATTAGAGCCAGTACAGGCGTTACACGGCAAACTTACTATTCTTTCATCTACCTATAAGGGCACACATAGCACCACTGGCATTAAATATTGCTTGCGGAGATTGCATG GTTTTCGTCTTCAATCAACAAAATGTATGGCCGTCGTAGAGATGTGGAAGAAATTACAACATTCGAATGTCGTACAACTACGTGAGGTATTCACGACAAAAGCATTTGGTGATAATT CGTTAGTATTAGTTTATGATTATCATCCCGGCTCACAAACCTTGCTTACTAAGTACTTTACGCCCACACAGGAGGCCAATGGCTATCCCGATCCATTCCAAGGCGATGCGCGTCCGTTCAG CCACAAAAGCAACTTACAACGCACCAATAACGGACCATTGTTACCAGAGGCAACTATTTGGTCAATTATTATGCAATTGACAGCCGGTTTACGTGCAATCCACCAGGCAGGACTCGCCTGCAA GGTCTTGGATCCAACAAAAGTACTAGTAACTGGAAAACGGATGCGTCTGAGTTTTTGTGGCACAAGCGATATTGCACAATTCGACCCAAACGCAGCGAATCCTTTGGCTGTGGCTAGCATGCATCAGCAA GATGATTTGACTGCTTTGGGTCGGCTAGTTTTAGCCTTAGCCTGTCGATGTTTACAATCGGTGCAGCGAGAAAATGTCCAAAATAGCATTGAAATGGTATCACGTCACTACTCCACCGATTTGCGTAATTTCATTGT TTATCTATTTTCGACGACGCAACGGCGCTCAGTAACTGATCTTATGCCAATGATTGGTGCACGTTTCTACACACAAATGGATGCATTGCAAAGCCTCTGCGACATGCAGGAAGACGAGTTGGCCAAAGAAATGGAAAATGGTCGACTGTATAGAATTTTGGTGAAATTAAACTGCATAAATGAAAGACCTGA ttttaatATGGATTGCACTTGGTCAGAAACTGGTGATAGATACATGCTGAAATTGTTTCGTGATTATTTGTTTCATTCCGTCACAGAGGATGGTCGTCCATGGCTGGATCACGCACATATCGTACACTGTTTAAATAAATTGGATGCCGGCGCACTGGAACGA GTTCAACTGATGTCGCGAGACGAACAATCTGTCTTGATCGTTACATATGCTGAACTGAAAAATTGTCTTGAAAATGCATTTTCTGAGCTGATGGTGAACGCCCCAACATAA
- the LOC129241991 gene encoding PAN2-PAN3 deadenylation complex subunit PAN3 isoform X5, whose protein sequence is MLNNGIGTASVNVGGGVGPSAAKSVNGTPSSLLGLQKASAAAVAQQKQLQQQHHHQHQQSQHQQQTQSSHALVNGVIATTQPPAGTQSYVNMTTPLKVRSNMLRNESPTNLGGGGVAGEKSPPRITPHASPIPTTLPANVHQENVGGTIYFYPTANHTNAANSSAVVNNVDPVSAHHAAPSVVAPIPPVQPPLLYTGHHVYPGPASNLIALQPKTHLESAFFLPDEIRSEILARNEISNLMLDPVDVTQHALPPEVDNYHSLYPLEPVQALHGKLTILSSTYKGTHSTTGIKYCLRRLHGFRLQSTKCMAVVEMWKKLQHSNVVQLREVFTTKAFGDNSLVLVYDYHPGSQTLLTKYFTPTQEANGYPDPFQGDARPFSHKSNLQRTNNGPLLPEATIWSIIMQLTAGLRAIHQAGLACKVLDPTKVLVTGKRMRLSFCGTSDIAQFDPNAANPLAVASMHQQDDLTALGRLVLALACRCLQSVQRENVQNSIEMVSRHYSTDLRNFIVYLFSTTQRRSVTDLMPMIGARFYTQMDALQSLCDMQEDELAKEMENGRLYRILVKLNCINERPDFNMDCTWSETGDRYMLKLFRDYLFHSVTEDGRPWLDHAHIVHCLNKLDAGALERVQLMSRDEQSVLIVTYAELKNCLENAFSELMVNAPT, encoded by the exons ATGCTGAATAATGGTATTGGCACAGCTAGTGTCAACGTAGGTGGAGGCGTTGGGCCATCGGCAGCAAAATCGGTGAATGGTACACCCTCATCTCTGCTTGGTTTGCAGAAGGCATCTGCTGCTGCCGTAGCACAGCAAAAACAACTGCAACAGCAACACCACCATCAGCATCAACAATCGCAGCATCAGCAACAGACGCAGTCGTCACACGCCTTGGTAAACGGAGTTATAGCGACGACCCAGCCACCGGCTGGCACACAATCATATGTCAATATGACAACACCTCTGAAAGTGCGCAGCAATATGCTACGCAATGAATCACCTACCAAccttggtggtggtggtgttgcTGGGGAAAAGTCTCCACCACGCATCACACCTCATGCCTCGCCCATCCCAACAACGCTGCCGGCAAACGTACATCAG GAGAATGTAGGTGGCACTATCTACTTTTATCCAACTGCCAACCATACCAACGCCGCCAACAGCAGTGCGGTGGTGAATAATGTTGACCCCGTGAGCGCACATCATGCCGCGCCATCGGTGGTAGCGCCTATACCGCCTGTGCAACCGCCATTGCTGTACACGGGTCACCATGTGTACCCAGGGCCGGCTTCAAACTTAATTGCGTTGCAACCTAAAACACACTTGGAATCTGCCTTCTTCCTGCCTGATGAGATACGTTCAGAAATTCTTGCCCGCAATGAGATCTCGAATTTAATGCTCGACCCGGTCGATGTGACGCAGCATGCCCTTCCACCGGAAGTGGACAATTACCACTCGTTATATCCATTAGAGCCAGTACAGGCGTTACACGGCAAACTTACTATTCTTTCATCTACCTATAAGGGCACACATAGCACCACTGGCATTAAATATTGCTTGCGGAGATTGCATG GTTTTCGTCTTCAATCAACAAAATGTATGGCCGTCGTAGAGATGTGGAAGAAATTACAACATTCGAATGTCGTACAACTACGTGAGGTATTCACGACAAAAGCATTTGGTGATAATT CGTTAGTATTAGTTTATGATTATCATCCCGGCTCACAAACCTTGCTTACTAAGTACTTTACGCCCACACAGGAGGCCAATGGCTATCCCGATCCATTCCAAGGCGATGCGCGTCCGTTCAG CCACAAAAGCAACTTACAACGCACCAATAACGGACCATTGTTACCAGAGGCAACTATTTGGTCAATTATTATGCAATTGACAGCCGGTTTACGTGCAATCCACCAGGCAGGACTCGCCTGCAA GGTCTTGGATCCAACAAAAGTACTAGTAACTGGAAAACGGATGCGTCTGAGTTTTTGTGGCACAAGCGATATTGCACAATTCGACCCAAACGCAGCGAATCCTTTGGCTGTGGCTAGCATGCATCAGCAA GATGATTTGACTGCTTTGGGTCGGCTAGTTTTAGCCTTAGCCTGTCGATGTTTACAATCGGTGCAGCGAGAAAATGTCCAAAATAGCATTGAAATGGTATCACGTCACTACTCCACCGATTTGCGTAATTTCATTGT TTATCTATTTTCGACGACGCAACGGCGCTCAGTAACTGATCTTATGCCAATGATTGGTGCACGTTTCTACACACAAATGGATGCATTGCAAAGCCTCTGCGACATGCAGGAAGACGAGTTGGCCAAAGAAATGGAAAATGGTCGACTGTATAGAATTTTGGTGAAATTAAACTGCATAAATGAAAGACCTGA ttttaatATGGATTGCACTTGGTCAGAAACTGGTGATAGATACATGCTGAAATTGTTTCGTGATTATTTGTTTCATTCCGTCACAGAGGATGGTCGTCCATGGCTGGATCACGCACATATCGTACACTGTTTAAATAAATTGGATGCCGGCGCACTGGAACGA GTTCAACTGATGTCGCGAGACGAACAATCTGTCTTGATCGTTACATATGCTGAACTGAAAAATTGTCTTGAAAATGCATTTTCTGAGCTGATGGTGAACGCCCCAACATAA
- the LOC129241991 gene encoding PAN2-PAN3 deadenylation complex subunit PAN3 isoform X3 has product MSTFLNNFFSADTAAMDPIFFPPSNGIPSESKLATYMVTPQSPEFIPTRINSSPNFYTPYHTPMLNNGIGTASVNVGGGVGPSAAKSVNGTPSSLLGLQKASAAAVAQQKQLQQQHHHQHQQSQHQQQTQSSHALVNGVIATTQPPAGTQSYVNMTTPLKVRSNMLRNESPTNLGGGGVAGEKSPPRITPHASPIPTTLPANVHQENVGGTIYFYPTANHTNAANSSAVVNNVDPVSAHHAAPSVVAPIPPVQPPLLYTGHHVYPGPASNLIALQPKTHLESAFFLPDEIRSEILARNEISNLMLDPVDVTQHALPPEVDNYHSLYPLEPVQALHGKLTILSSTYKGTHSTTGIKYCLRRLHGFRLQSTKCMAVVEMWKKLQHSNVVQLREVFTTKAFGDNSLVLVYDYHPGSQTLLTKYFTPTQEANGYPDPFQGDARPFSHKSNLQRTNNGPLLPEATIWSIIMQLTAGLRAIHQAGLACKVLDPTKVLVTGKRMRLSFCGTSDIAQFDPNAANPLAVASMHQQDDLTALGRLVLALACRCLQSVQRENVQNSIEMVSRHYSTDLRNFIVYLFSTTQRRSVTDLMPMIGARFYTQMDALQSLCDMQEDELAKEMENGRLYRILVKLNCINERPDFNMDCTWSETGDRYMLKLFRDYLFHSVTEDGRPWLDHAHIVHCLNKLDAGALERVQLMSRDEQSVLIVTYAELKNCLENAFSELMVNAPT; this is encoded by the exons ATGTCAACGTTCTTAAATAACTTCTTCTCAGCAG ATACAGCTGCAATGGATCCTATATTTTTCCCCCCTTCGAACGGTATTCCTTCAGAGAGTAAACTTGCAACATATATG GTAACTCCGCAGTCACCCGAATTCATTCCAACTCGCATAAACTCGTCCCCAAATTTTTACACACCTTATCATACGCCTATGCTGAATAATGGTATTGGCACAGCTAGTGTCAACGTAGGTGGAGGCGTTGGGCCATCGGCAGCAAAATCGGTGAATGGTACACCCTCATCTCTGCTTGGTTTGCAGAAGGCATCTGCTGCTGCCGTAGCACAGCAAAAACAACTGCAACAGCAACACCACCATCAGCATCAACAATCGCAGCATCAGCAACAGACGCAGTCGTCACACGCCTTGGTAAACGGAGTTATAGCGACGACCCAGCCACCGGCTGGCACACAATCATATGTCAATATGACAACACCTCTGAAAGTGCGCAGCAATATGCTACGCAATGAATCACCTACCAAccttggtggtggtggtgttgcTGGGGAAAAGTCTCCACCACGCATCACACCTCATGCCTCGCCCATCCCAACAACGCTGCCGGCAAACGTACATCAG GAGAATGTAGGTGGCACTATCTACTTTTATCCAACTGCCAACCATACCAACGCCGCCAACAGCAGTGCGGTGGTGAATAATGTTGACCCCGTGAGCGCACATCATGCCGCGCCATCGGTGGTAGCGCCTATACCGCCTGTGCAACCGCCATTGCTGTACACGGGTCACCATGTGTACCCAGGGCCGGCTTCAAACTTAATTGCGTTGCAACCTAAAACACACTTGGAATCTGCCTTCTTCCTGCCTGATGAGATACGTTCAGAAATTCTTGCCCGCAATGAGATCTCGAATTTAATGCTCGACCCGGTCGATGTGACGCAGCATGCCCTTCCACCGGAAGTGGACAATTACCACTCGTTATATCCATTAGAGCCAGTACAGGCGTTACACGGCAAACTTACTATTCTTTCATCTACCTATAAGGGCACACATAGCACCACTGGCATTAAATATTGCTTGCGGAGATTGCATG GTTTTCGTCTTCAATCAACAAAATGTATGGCCGTCGTAGAGATGTGGAAGAAATTACAACATTCGAATGTCGTACAACTACGTGAGGTATTCACGACAAAAGCATTTGGTGATAATT CGTTAGTATTAGTTTATGATTATCATCCCGGCTCACAAACCTTGCTTACTAAGTACTTTACGCCCACACAGGAGGCCAATGGCTATCCCGATCCATTCCAAGGCGATGCGCGTCCGTTCAG CCACAAAAGCAACTTACAACGCACCAATAACGGACCATTGTTACCAGAGGCAACTATTTGGTCAATTATTATGCAATTGACAGCCGGTTTACGTGCAATCCACCAGGCAGGACTCGCCTGCAA GGTCTTGGATCCAACAAAAGTACTAGTAACTGGAAAACGGATGCGTCTGAGTTTTTGTGGCACAAGCGATATTGCACAATTCGACCCAAACGCAGCGAATCCTTTGGCTGTGGCTAGCATGCATCAGCAA GATGATTTGACTGCTTTGGGTCGGCTAGTTTTAGCCTTAGCCTGTCGATGTTTACAATCGGTGCAGCGAGAAAATGTCCAAAATAGCATTGAAATGGTATCACGTCACTACTCCACCGATTTGCGTAATTTCATTGT TTATCTATTTTCGACGACGCAACGGCGCTCAGTAACTGATCTTATGCCAATGATTGGTGCACGTTTCTACACACAAATGGATGCATTGCAAAGCCTCTGCGACATGCAGGAAGACGAGTTGGCCAAAGAAATGGAAAATGGTCGACTGTATAGAATTTTGGTGAAATTAAACTGCATAAATGAAAGACCTGA ttttaatATGGATTGCACTTGGTCAGAAACTGGTGATAGATACATGCTGAAATTGTTTCGTGATTATTTGTTTCATTCCGTCACAGAGGATGGTCGTCCATGGCTGGATCACGCACATATCGTACACTGTTTAAATAAATTGGATGCCGGCGCACTGGAACGA GTTCAACTGATGTCGCGAGACGAACAATCTGTCTTGATCGTTACATATGCTGAACTGAAAAATTGTCTTGAAAATGCATTTTCTGAGCTGATGGTGAACGCCCCAACATAA